One genomic segment of Scophthalmus maximus strain ysfricsl-2021 chromosome 3, ASM2237912v1, whole genome shotgun sequence includes these proteins:
- the znf703 gene encoding zinc finger protein 703 has product MRDPPGGPKPLLRSQSPERSAADASGYLHRIGAERPSVPTPASCPSPSDPSRQAKRLPIRIVKMLTAHSGHLLHPEYLQPLTSAPVSIELDAKKSPLALLAQTCSQIGKPDPPSSSKLASLSSGSLGDKESSSRSSKSGEQHQSPEDKSSFKPYSKSSGDSRKDVLVTKGASDKAAFRVPNGSSSGGSVSCPSFPPHSQSPSSSSPPLHTQSQPHRQSHSPSTQPPPHSQAHMDNKPGSSEQGSSDTNNSSVVKKDTDAAKSAMDGAQLANSSHIRASANSSNASSASSPRPESKADLQASSQPGLGSGHIAPVSPFKQGHSVFPLPPATMGYHGSIVGAYAGYPSQYVHGLDHSKSSLGIGHPGKHPSSSPLTGASPPSLMQGLCRDPYCLTYPNAPHLGGSNCSTCVHDPTSLKSGFPLVYPSHHLHSLHSSSLSSSTTPSLSHPLYTYGFMLPNEPLPHACNWVSVGGPCDKRFGTSEELLAHLRTHTSLPGMMDSKLLSAYPSSVSSTASCHLHLPPHSSPGTLPSSFSLRGSPGLGLARYHPYSKTHLPGAPGLHMPSLTSSSAYYSPYALYSQRLGSASALGYQ; this is encoded by the exons ATGAGAGATCCCCCCGGTGGACCTAAACCGCTTTTACGCAGCCAGTCCCCGGAGCGCAGCGCCGCCGACGCCAGCGGTTACCTACACCGGATAGGAGCGGAGAGACCGTCCGTTCCCACACCCGCGTCTTGTCCTTCTCCCTCGGATCCCTCGCGCCAGGCTAAGAGGCTTCCCATCCGGATCGTAAAGATGTTGACGGCGCACAGCGGCCACTTGCTGCACCCGGAGTATCTCCAGCCTCTCACATCCGCGCCAGTCAGCATTGAA cTGGATGCAAAGAAGAGTCCTTTGGCTCTGCTTGCCCAGACCTGCTCTCAGATTGGCAAACCAgaccccccctcttcttccaaGTTGGCCTCCCTCTCTTCAGGCAGCCTGGGTGACAAGGAGTCATCCAGCCGGTCATCCAAATCTGGAGAGCAGCACCAGTCCCCGGAGGACAAATCCAGCTTTAAACCTTACTCCAAGTCATCAGGCGACAGTCGCAAGGATGTTCTAGTGACAAAGGGGGCTTCAGATAAAGCAGCTTTCAGGGTGCCAAATGGAAGCTCCAGTGGTGGCAGTGTCTCGTGTCCATCCTTCCCCCCCCATTCCCAGTCACCCAGCTCCAGCTCTCCTCCACTGCACACCCAGAGCCAGCCCCACAGACAAAGCCATTCCCCGTCCACGCAGCCACCACCACACTCCCAAGCCCACATGGACAACAAACCCGGGAGCTCAGAGCAGGGCAGCTCGGACACTAACAACAGCAGTGTTGTCAAAAAAGACACAGATGCGGCTAAATCAGCGATGGATGGGGCTCAGTTAGCCAACTCCAGCCACATACGGGCCAGTGCCAATTCCAGCAATGCTAGCTCCGCCAGCAGCCCGCGGCCGGAGAGCAAGGCTGACCTGCAGGCCTCTTCACAACCTGGCCTGGGCTCCGGGCACATCGCCCCTGTATCCCCTTTTAAGCAAGGACATTCTGTTTTCCCCTTGCCTCCTGCTACAATGGGCTACCATGGCTCCATTGTGGGGGCCTACGCAGGCTATCCCTCCCAGTATGTTCATGGTTTGGATCATTCCAAGTCTAGTTTAGGGATCGGACATCCGGGGAAGCACCCCAGCTCCAGCCCACTCACTGGAGCCTCACCTCCATCTCTGATGCAGGGCTTATGTCGGGACCCATATTGTCTGACCTACCCCAATGCACCCCACCTAGGAGGCAGTAACTGCTCCACCTGTGTTCACGACCCCACAAGCCTCAAATCTGGTTTCCCCTTGGTTTACCCTTCACATCATCTCCACTCCTTGCACTCCAGCTCCCTGTCCTCTAGTACCACCCCCTCCCTTTCCCACCCCCTTTACACTTATGGTTTCATGCTCCCCAATGAGCCGCTGCCCCATGCCTGTAACTGGGTATCTGTTGGAGGTCCTTGTGACAAGCGTTTTGGAACATCAGAGGAGCTACTTGCACACTTGCGTACACACACATCCCTGCCTGGGATGATGGACAGTAAGCTGTTGTCAGCCTACCCTTCATCAGTTTCATCAACAGCCTCCTGCCACCTCCATCTTCCCCCACACAGCAGCCCAGGAACTCTGCCCAGTTCCTTCTCCCTCCGAGGCTCGCCTGGTTTGGGCCTGGCCCGATACCATCCCTATAGCAAAACTCACCTGCCTGGAGCCCCTGGACTTCACATGCcatccctcacctcctcctcagcctaTTACTCCCCCTATGCCCTCTACAGTCAGAGACTGGGCTCAGCCTCAGCCCTTGGATACCAGTGA